GATGGCAAATATTGGCATTAATTGCCTTTTTTGTAACTAAACTATGATGCAAAACTAGGGGATAAGTCAATGATGGATGGCAAATGAATGTTGGACTGAAAAAAGGCTTTTCAAATTTGCAGTGTCAACTGAATTTTAAACTGAATTTTACAGTGTCAACTGAATTTTAAACTGAATTTTACAGTGTCAACTGAATTTTGCTGCTTTAAACTGAATTTTACAGTGTCAACTGAATTTTGCTGCTTTGAACTGAAAAAAAGATATAAAAAAAGTTTTGCAGTCAATAGTGCTGTTGTTAACTGACTAATCTGTTTTGGAGTGAACACTACTGTAGTTAATTAAAAATAATTAGAGAAAAAAAATTGTTTGCCCTGGGTATCGAACCCAGGACCTTTTGTTTGATAACTTGAACTCCTTGCCAGTGCGCTAGTACTAGTGATCTTGGTAGATACTCATTGCCACAGTTGTTATACAAAATAAACTGTATGTGCTAATCAGAGCGGTGCCGTTCGCTCTTCCACTCCAATTAAGAGGCCACCACCCACCGCCCACCGCCCCCACTCACCACTTCCGTTTCACGACGCCTCGAGCTCTACGCTCCCCACCTCCCACTCCACCCCAAGAAAACCCTCGCCGGCCAtctcgacgccgccgccgacgccatggACAACCACCCTGCATGGCAGAGGATGGTCGACGAGCTGGCAGGCGACGACGAGGTCGCGTGGGCGGAGCTCCAGGAGATAGGCCGGTGGTTCCCCAGCGTCGAAATGCTTGCGAACCACGCGCGGGGCCTCATCGACGTGATGAACGACGACGAGAAGAGGCGCGCTCTCGTGGACGGCCCAGGTACCCCTCCGGCCAACATCCTCCGCTTCGCAATGGCGGAGACGCGCTCCGACGATCCGAGGCAGCGCGCGCGTTGGTGGATGTACAGGTCCGCCACCACGCCACAGCCGCAGTCGGATCCGAAGCGCGTGTGGTCCAGGATGCAGCGCGTCCAGGACATGGTTCTTGCCATGCCTGCGCCGGCGCCCCTCGTCCACATCGACGACGACGACGTCTCTCTGTCGTCCGACTAGGAATACTGCAAGGTGAACTCCGACAACGACTCGGGCTACAGAGGAGATTCGGACTCCTCTGACTCGTATGCGTCGTCTGACACGGTCGAGGTGTCGCTCGTTGTCCTGTCAGATGacgaagaagaggcggaggaggacgaGATCCAAATGGTCGCGCCAGTCCACAATGGCAGGGAGGGCGACAGAGACCTCCCGATTGATGTGGAGGTTCTCCCAGATGTGCCTGACATCGTCAAGCAGGAGCTGGTGGAGGAGGAGCCCAAGCAGGACGCGGCGGCGGAGCCGGCAAGGATCGGCAAGAAGAGATCTTCTCCAGTGGAGGTGCGCCGCTCCGAGCGTCTCAAGCGACTGAAGATGTGAAGAACGACTGAAGAAGGAGCGAAGAAGAAGGTCAAGTAGTTAGGTATGCTGCTTATAAGTTCAGCATATAAGTTAGTGTAGTGCTATTTTGCGTTTAGTTAAGTTAGGTGTGCTGCTTATAAGTTCAGCACATAAGTTATTTGTAATCTGCTGTGGGAACTGGTGCAACGTTATGCTTGATCAGATGCTGAAACTTATGCTGCAATGCTGCTATGCTTGCTATTTTGTTCTGTTATTTTTGGTTACAATGCTGTTGTTGCTGTATTTgccatgctgctgctgctgtgttTGCTATGCTACTGCTGCTGTGTATGGCATGTTGCTGATGCTGCTGTGTTTCAATTGCTGCTGTAGGTTTCACTCTTTTTAGTTAACTGAAACAAATTCATAATCTTAACTGAATTTGCAATTCACTGAATATTCAGTAAACTGGATATTCAGATAACTGAATATTAACCGAATCTTCATTTTAACATGTTAACTGACACATCTTAGGTTTAACACATGTTAACTGACACATCTTCAGTTAACTGAATCTTCAGTTTAACATGTTAACTGACACATCTTAGGTTTAACACATGTTAACTGACACATCTTCAGTTAACTGAATCTTCAGTTTAACATGTTAACTGACACATCTTAGGTTTAACACATGTTAACTGACACATCTTCAGTTACACTGTCAATTCAACCAAGTTAACTGAAACTTCAGCCAAATTCAGAGCAGTCATACATAACTAAATCTTCAATTAACTAAACATTAAATTAAGACAAATTCAGAGCAGTCATACATATAGGAAATAAGTTAACTTAGAGCAGTCATACATCATCAGTGCCATGGAAATTAACCAAGTTCACTATAGGAATACAACTAATTAAAAGGTCTCCTTCAACTAATTACTCAAATTCATCTAAGATCTCCTTCAACCTCCTTATCTTGCTCTTGTTCTCCTCCTTGTGCCTGAATAAATCACCAATCATGTACTCaagtttcttcttctccttcttcaggtCATCCCTCTGTGACACAACTATGTCCAACTCTTCCTTCATGTTGTCCATCTGTTCCTTCATGTTGTCCATCTTTTGCTTCATGCTGTCCATCTTTTGCTTCATCtcatccctctctttctctgccTTAGCCCTAAAAACCTGATGAATGGTAGTGCTAGATTTATCAGACATCTTCttcttctcaagctcttgcttcaggTCAGAAACAACAAGTCTTGCATTGCCCAATTCAGTAATTGCCTGCTCCTTGTCAGCCACCATCTTAGCAAAATCTAGTTTAAAAAACCTCAGATCCTTTTCCATATGTTCCTTCTCTTTCACAACCCTAAAATTCTCTTCAGCATTAACTACATTTTCCCTGAGCCTTAGCTTGTTCCCATCTTCATACATGCCCCAAACCCTGGCTAAACTCATCTTCAGAGTGGCAGGCCATTCAGGATCAATCCACTCCACAAAGTTGCATTTAGGTATTTCCTACAAAATAAGAAAGAAAACATTTTTAGATAAATGGCAAAGCTTGTACCACTATTGATCTATTAATACAACACTATCATAATTCTTAGCATAACCAAAACTTCAGTTGACTAAATACTGTTTTCTTCAGTGAACTGATTTTGCTCAATAAACTATATTGATGCACTAATCCACAGTTAAATGCCACACTATAAGATTTGATGGCCTTAATTAGAGATCTGCTAACCTTTTGTGCACAAGCAAGATACCTCCTTCCACTGTCAACTGATTCAAAGGAAACTAACTTCTCACAGACACACTGATGTTCACATCTAGCTGCAAGATCTGGAGCCAGGCCTCTCCACTCAGAGCAGAAAATGATGGCAGGAGCAGGAGCCTATAAACAATTGTTGTCAGCAAAAATTCCCCATTGCTAACCCTAAATGCAAGTGAGTATGTTTATACTGGATCTGGAGCTAACCTCACTTGTGATAGAGTACCCTTTGGACGAAGAGCTGGATCCTTCACTCCAAGACACCATGGCGGCGAGCTAGACGGACGGCGGTGGCGAGCTGGACGGCGGCGACTAGCTGGACGGTGGCGACTACCTGGGGAGCAGGAGATGGTCGAGAGCAGAGAAAGATGAGtgagtggagtggagtggagtggagtggagcAGCAGAATATCCCAGGCAGCTGTAGTGCGGGTTGATTAGTGCAAAGTCCAGGGGGGTAAATGCAAAAGGCGCTGGGGCTGATGGCTGTGCTGACTAGGCTCCACTTGTCGAGCTCTGATTGGCTGGGACCAAACTTGCACATTGGCTGCAAGTTGTGTGACTCAATAGTTGCATTTTGCAAGTTTGGGACCAAatcatcacatccatgacaagttcaGGGACTCCTGGTGCTATTACctctataaaatggtttatggaaaagcatggcacttacctctcgaactagaacataaggcatattggggtattaaagagctcaattataatttcaaacttgccggtgagaaaaggttatttgacattagatcacttgatgaatggagaatccaagcctatgagaatgccaaattacttaaagaaaaagttaaaagatggcatgacaaaagaatacaaaagcgtgagtttaatgtaggtgattgtgtattgctatacaactctcgtttaagtttttttgcaggaaaacttctctctaaatgggaaggtccttacgttatcgaggaggtctatcgttccggtgccataaaaatcaacaacttcgaaggcataaatccaaaggtggtgaacggtcaaagaattaaacattgtaTCTCAGGTAATCATATAAATGTTGAaatcaatgttattgaaactgtaaccccggaggaatacataagggacactttccggaacgtttcagactccgaaaaggaataggtatgtggtacggtaagtaaaccgactccaaaacagttctaatggcaattttcttccgttttggaatattaagaaaaatagaaaaataagaagcagttcgggaaggacacaagggctccacgagggtggagggcgcgccctaccc
This portion of the Triticum dicoccoides isolate Atlit2015 ecotype Zavitan chromosome 7A, WEW_v2.0, whole genome shotgun sequence genome encodes:
- the LOC119334674 gene encoding uncharacterized protein LOC119334674, with translation MVSWSEGSSSSSKGYSITSEAPAPAIIFCSEWRGLAPDLAARCEHQCVCEKLVSFESVDSGRRYLACAQKEIPKCNFVEWIDPEWPATLKMSLARVWGMYEDGNKLRLRENVVNAEENFRVVKEKEHMEKDLRFFKLDFAKMVADKEQAITELGNARLVVSDLKQELEKKKMSDKSSTTIHQVFRAKAEKERDEMKQKMDSMKQKMDNMKEQMDNMKEELDIVVSQRDDLKKEKKKLEYMIGDLFRHKEENKSKIRRLKEILDEFE